In the Candidatus Zixiibacteriota bacterium genome, TCATGCGGATGGCGTCGACTTCTTTTTTGCGTTTGTAGTCGAGCCAGGTCTCGATGACGTCCTTGGTGAAGACATCCCCGCGCAGCAGGAACTCGTGATCCTTC is a window encoding:
- the glnA gene encoding glutamine synthetase (forms a homododecamer; forms glutamine from ammonia and glutamate with the conversion of ATP to ADP and phosphate; also functions in the assimilation of ammonia; highly regulated protein controlled by the addition/removal of adenylyl groups by adenylyltransferase from specific tyrosine residues; addition of adenylyl groups results in inactivation of the enzyme) codes for the protein KDHEFLLRGDVFTKDVIETWLDYKRKKEVDAIRMRPHPWEFALYFDI